The window tgCTCGtatgtgtgatatattatccgtcCAAAActggaaaaggaatgtagcagtagcagcagcagcatcagcagcagtAGCAGCGACAGCagtcggtgagtgaatttttatcaaatcaattaattgaactTATATCATGATAcatgtggtattgcacatttgtagaacacgattatgcacatttgcataaaacatttaaaatatgaatgcatatattgtaaaatttacgagtATAgcaaacagaaccaaataaacatgggcatagcatagaagagacccaaagtCATACACATTACTTATagaattcatagatatttgactatgtaattcaatgtgcacatagaggctgCACATTGATGAATGAAAACGCCTTAAAACGACGTTCCTCTCTGCcgtaacaaaaaaagatgtaGACAAATAGATTTGCTTGTTTTACAGTTACGAAATGTTTCTTTGTTCAGGACAGATCCACGTATATACGGAGAATTAAGTGTAACATGAATTGtacaataacaatatatatagacattgatttttataaaaattgtatttttggtactttttaacattattcaCAATTTATTAAGTCTTTATAACAAGACacaaaattgttattgaattgTCTTTAATCAATACAATATTCCCATAGGAAACTTATATACAGTTCCACAGACATAATGCCTGATAATTTCtctcattaaattataattctctcattgaaaatttattaaatacttaacgtttttcatattacattaaatttacgaGAAATCTGGTAAGTGATAGATTTCATCTCACGATAAAGTATTAGATAAGtgatttttgaatatcataacaatgttattaagggccggttgttctaacttcttggtaaatttatttaccaggcaagcatgtgtctatcttcatttcttttcttaaataaataaagacgaaCATATActtatctgataggtaagtttaccaagaagttggaacaaccggccctAACGAAAGTAAATGATTCATAACAATAAGCTCACTGAGCTTAATCGTTATGattggaaatttatttttgtgtgatgataaaaacgttaaaactaataaaaataaaattaaagtgcaATCAATGTGAGagtatatatagtaatataaattcagTTAAATGTATTGAAATGGTGAtgcatttcttataaatactGTAAAAACTTATCATAAATGGTAAAGAAATCTATTCTATAACTCTTAACGACAGTATCAGTACGTCAGTTGtgcagattttttatttgactaaTGACAAAGATGTCATTAAGAATTACAGAATAAATCTTATCTCTATAGATcttaattgatatataaaatcaatttaacgCAAAGGCAGTCTCAAGTttgctaaaaaattatcaatatatatcagataaaaaaagattgaatttagaagtatgtttttatatttgactagcacgataataaataagattatttagTGCCGATGCAAATTaacgaattatttttcttgtaataattCAATGAGAGAATGCTTGAGCAATATGTCTGATAAATTTGTGGCGCCTCTGTCTGCGACATAGTACTTGACGATCctctaaaaaaagtaaatagtaAGTAAGAtggcatttttaattaaaggaaaaaaggaTTTAAGCGTATATACCCATTCAATGTTTTGATGAAATCTTGAGTAGGCCACAATCGTACGATTCCGTCTAGACTTGCACTGGCAATGTATTGCCCATCCAAACTCCAATCTACGTTCATGACTGTATCCTTATGGCCTTTCAGTTCAGTCAATAAACCATTGGATGCTAAATCCCATATGGATATAGACTTATCGTCACCTGAGTAATGTAATTTCCATTAAAGAACaattcattaaatatacatcttatactttttttcatataaattaccTGCAGCAGCTAGATATTTGCCATCTGGACTAAAAGCTAAAGTATAAATGGTCGATTGCGCTCCAACATATACTCGCAATAAATTTCCATCGTCTTTCGACCATAATCTTATTGTCTTGTCAGCAGATCCTGTCGCTATGTATCTCGCATTTGGATGAAATTTTATGcactgaaatataattttcatccAATAATCCAATATACtatactattataaaatacaaataataatgattgcAATACATACATTGACATCTAAAAAATGACCAGCGAATATTCTTAAGGGAAACGTCCTATCCAATGACCATAATTTTGCCGTTCTGTCATGTGAGCCTGTGgcgatatataaattaaacacacTGGTATCCATGCACCATATGGGATAGCTGTGACCGCTGCAACGAGAGAaacatatgtattatataatatgttacatattttatatttcattgtaTAGCTCACtcgttttcattaatattacattagagattttgatttaaaaaacatttacttcGAAGCGCTACAGGTTTAGTTTTGCTTGATTCAGAATCAATTTACTATATAGAATAAAGAATTGCGAGAaccttcaatatttaatttttcatgacTCTTTAGGCtgcaagaaagaaagaaataaatctgCTTACCTATATATTGCTACACACGAATAATTGTTGAGTCTCCATGCTCTCATATCCTTATCGCTTGATACAGAAAGAAGAATGTCTACTTCTGGAATAAATCTTAAATCATGTATTACATCCGTGTGTCCTCTTAATATTATTGCCCCTGCTTCGCTCCtactgttattaaaatataaaattttgtaattgcttcaaaagatattatactcaaataagaaaattatatacaactgCAACTCACACTGTGCTTTCTTGCTCGTTGTATTTATGAAGTGGTATATCACAGGCAGATGGAACATATGTTTGCTTATCTTTCATCTTAACCAACACTGTTTCACCTATACCCCACAAGCGTATTTCGGCTGTACTAAAACCTACAGCTAATTTATCCATTTTAGGAGCAATAAGACTGCAACTCGCACTGCAAATGTACAAAGAACATACacttaatatatatctataaagtCTAATCCCAATTCAATTCCTTTAAACGAGTAGTCCTTCAAAATGATTGAACGTGTAATTCGtggtttttcataattttgaattattttaaaatataagggttaagcaaattttatacactctatataaataataagaattataaagtaaattataatttattacttactttTCAATAGCATTTTTCACTGTAAATAATCTTAATGGTTGATGAGCATTGTTTTGTATCAATCGTATAGCTTCCTGCAACTCTCTCATTTCACGATCCACACCTGTGCCAGATGGTTGTTCCACATGACCATTAATACTTGCTTCATATCTCTGACTTTTCTCTTCAGGTACTTCTCCATCCATTTGAGGACTGTCTTCTTTTCTAATTATTGTgatgtgtgtatttataatcTACACAGAATtgtaagaaattgtttattattaaagatattttataataaatgaatcaTATAGTTATCTCTCttaacataaaattgatataaaaagattaatcttttacagatttagattaatctttttacttcaattttacattaagtCAGTTTAGATTAAGAAAAACAGATGTATTTAAAAGCGATTATATATTACctgcattaatattatatgtccGTACTTGGTAAGATATTGTTTCAGGCAAATATGAGCAGACTCGGACAGATctactttatattttctggATCTGAACACCTTTACATACTCTTTCAAATCAATCTCTTGCACTGAATATACACTACTTAATAACTGCAAGAAGTTTTGCTCCGTATCACTGACAAATTCATTCTGATGTGTTTTTAAGAATTGGGCTGCAGCCTGTTGATTTCCAGTGTACAGCATCTCTAAATACAGATGACAAAATATTGGATATAGAAGTCCCTGCAATTCTACCCTTATCTTTTCGTTGAGTATGTTGTTCATCCATTTCTTTAATCTGAAAAAGACGATTAAAACTAGCATCTTGTATACTACAatcatctttaaaataaaatcgtcaCGTTTGCAAAAAAAGCATTCACACATTAATTGTCAACTTTTTagcaaaaatttcaatttaaaaataaaattccacttaaaaatcacatttttctatctaatttctgtaatataatCCATAAAATCGTACCGCTGATAAGCCTGATCCGCCGCGGTAATATCAATGGTGATTGCACTGAAAACGATCGAATTCTCCTGCGAAGTGCCGCACTCAGCGGTCGCGTTCAACGTCGTCTGGTCACTGTTCTGACAGAACAACTGATCGCCCCTGCGGTAAACGTCGTTAGCCTAGAAAAACAGCAACAGCGTGTGAAGGGAGGTTATGGCGCACCACGCTCGTTTATGACGAACCACGCGCGGCGTGAAACCCCCGACGGGAATACCCGCGACACAGCACCTGGTAATGACGCCGTTTCAAATAAGACTCGATCGTCGCATTGATTACTTCGCTTTTCATCCGTTTCATCTTCATCGAGGCCCGGCGGCGACGATGAATCCTCGCGAACGGTGCCGCCCAAAACCAAAATTCGCAAACGAAGCTACGTGCGTGACAGTACGGATCGCGGGGCACGCAAACCACCCCGCCTCTGGAACTCCTCTGGGTGGAGGGGGAAAGGAAGAAAGCAAAAAGAAAGATGTTGCACCGAAGAAGAAATCGCATCCACAAGTGTAGATTTGTCGTTTGACAAACTTCCAAGCATATTGATTGGCTATAGAATAGAGAGGTTTTACAGTCCCCAGAAATGCTCTATTTTACAGCCAATTAAGCCTGTCTGCAGGAGCGACAGGCAAGCAATTCATCTACACCTCATTCACAGTGCAGATACATATCTGCactttaacatattttgtCTCGTAGAGGAAATATTGTTCTCAGACTTTCAtagcttattttttatcttggaAGCTATGAAAACTTCTAAAGAAccatattttgcaattttgcttttaaaagtattataataaatatcaaaaaatgctCCTTACTCGCTGtgcaaatgtaattataaattcatataatgTCTTGATAGATGCAATATTTTGCCATGAGCCGTTCTTTGGCTTATGTTTTAGCTGCGAAAGTTTTTAAAGGATTTTGCAATTTGacctttaaaatatttataataaataaaattatctacacCTTAGCTACACCATAGTACAAAAGTCAGAttggaattaaattattttattatttttatcaaaaaataattttttagaataatggCGCAATTTTTCtgattacatttattacacttctattgcaatttttatagtatGTTTTAGTCATaagtattagaataaaaattcatctCCATTGAAGCGTGAATTCACATAACGTGGGCTCCTGTGGAATGGATTGCTTGCGTGTCAGAATTGGCAACTTTGCATCTTAATGCCGTCAATTGGGTGTTCTTCTTGAAGCTTGTTTCTCCATACGTTATACTTTTCTCCGAATTTCCGTTTGTCGCGTAAGTCCTATACAAATTGAATAATGACGACTggtttaattaaagataaattatggaTTTTTTGGTTGTAGTGACACGAGATTATTTCTATAGACGTGTCATTCTTTTACAAGGTTAGAAGCATGCGACAACTCACATCTGCTTAAGAAAACATATAAAGCGATAATAAAATTCAGCCTTTAAGAGAACTGGGAAATATCCTTTATTTTACAGTACAAAAATATGCAGCGTttaattaacatctttttatcttatttgaatgcgagaatttattatagtttattaatGTGTAGTCTtaacagaattattttaaaaatatttattaaaaacagataAGTGCGTTATATAAATGACAATTTAATAGGAAtgaatatgaatttaatttaagagatATATGAATTTCCAGGAAAAGAAATGGCATCTAATAAGGCTGATCACGTCAGTGGTGATCAATGGGAGAGCGATCTGTTATTGTCCACAGAAAACAAACACTACAGCATAATTGACGAAAAGGGTGATCATAGTACGAATAAATTGAACTCACaagatataatgaaaaaaatgattgcCAAGGAATCCGAGTACAGTATAGCAAAATTAGATTCTCAATCAGTGACACGCACCTTGTCATCGACAATGAGCACAGAGGACAATTATGACGACAGCAAGATAAAAAGCATCGAATTCTCTGATAGTgaagttatttttatcgacgaaggtaattattatgttatattttaaatattcctcACAAAtctctgaaaaaataaatttgtcagtattttttgtaatattagtCTTTCTAGCTATTGTTATCTGCTTGTCAAGCATGTCTCTTTAGTTGTGAATTATGCTTTAAAGTAGCTAATGTTGTAAGGTTTCATAATCTATATAATCACATATAATCTAATAATGAAACCAGCCATTGCTATTATAACATAACCCATTGTCTGAAAGTGTCTTAAAATGCCAGTAATacagaaacataaaaataaaaagaaatttttaaagtttcggggtatctctctctctctctctctcttgttgctaatttaacttattgttTAGGTATATTGacttataatattgaaaatatttgatttaatatagATTCCAATATCCAGAATAAGGGATGTAGTATTGGCGACTCAATAAGTGAACTACCAAAAATAAGGGAGTATGATTCTACCATTGATGAGAGATTGCCGGAAACTGTGACTTTGTTGACCACGCCGGATGGAGGAAAGTTGTACCTAGTAGGAACGGCGCATTTTAGTATTGAAAGTCAAAATGATGTGTCAAAGGTAacttataacaataaaatcttgatttttaatcttaagtatgtttaatttcttgcaaagatttaaaatacatatccGCTATATTAAGGgttcttttctattttcttgaAGGTCATACAAGCTGTACAACCTCATATAGTTGTTGTTGAACTATGCAGAGCCAGAGTTGGTATACTTCAGCTTGACGAGGAAACTATGTTTAATTACgctaaaaatatagattacaGTAAGTCTCTATGTGTTTAGATTtctaaatttctatattagttTTGCAATTACTGTAGTGACTGCAAAATTGTACTATATAACTATtgtacttaatttatttacagaaaccattatggatattataaaaagggaAGGAGTATATGATGgtttattacacattttattgcTAAGAATGGCAGCACATGTCACCAAGCAACTTGGTATGCCACCCGGTGGGGAATTCCGGAGGGCATTCAAAGAGGTCAGTAAATAGTCAATATGTTATCTGTATTGTAATTCTTGCATTTATGCATAACTAAATACATAGTATTACTCGTAATTCTTACGTAACTTTattgtattatgtaatttttaggCAAAAAAAGTGCCAAATTGTATTGTTCATTTGGCCGATCGACCAATTAACATAACGATGCAACGTACGTTACGATCATTATCCTGGTGGCAGACCATAAAACTAGGGTGGCATCTGGTAGTAATGAAAGATCCTATTACGCAAGACGACatcgaattttgtaaacaacGATCGATATTGGACGAAATGATCGCTGCCATGAAAGAGAAATTCCCAGTGTTGGAAGAAGTGTTTGTGAAGGAGCGAGATATCTACTTGACGAATTCTTTGCAGATAGCCTGTCAACCTCATTGTACCTTTAATCATGTTTTCGAACCGGCGCGAGTCGTAGGAATCGTTGGTTTAGGGCACACATCTGGCATTATTGCAAATTGGGGTAAAATTAAGCCTACTGATATACCACCTATCATGAGGTAAATATGAAGACTATTGTCctgatgtgtgtgtgtgtgtgtgtgacatTATGCACGTGTTAatctattaacttttttacagAATACCACCACCATCGTTGTCAGGTAAAATCTTAAAGTTGACCATTAAGATATCTATACTTGGTGCTACATTTTACATAGGCTATAAAGTTATGACGGTATCCGTTGctacgttaaaattttttaagtcatCGGTTGAGGGACTTTTTCAAATTGATGCCGCACGGTAGGGTCACTTGTGTTTCATTGATTAAAAGAAAGCctctttcttaattataaaacaaacttttttttctttaacttgTGCTGCGTTTGTTCTAAGAAGTCTATTGGACTTTtgggatatttttattgacacATAGTTACGATAAATATGGAAGCTAATGCTTCTGCCGACGAATACGAACATACTATAGCGgatgttatgtatataataaataatataccaGGGCCTGGGATAGATGTAGCGGACTTTGAAGCGGAATACGCCGTAGGCTGTTCGTGCGTGGCCGAGTGTTACAATTGCTTATGTACACGTGGTTCtgttaattattctaattctcGAATTGTCGATGAGAAACTAATCGGTCCTGTATTTGAATGCCATGCTCGTTGCAAATGTAGACCGAATTGCGGAAATAAATTAGTACAAAATGGTccgttaaattgtttaattgtcAGAGATGTCGCCGACAAAGGTCTCGGTCTTTTCAcgaataagttaataaagagAGGCCAATTTATTTGCGAATACGCTGGTGAAGTAATAGGTCTAGAAGAAGCGCGACGTAGAATCGAAACTAACAAGCAACATAACGCAATGAATTATGTTCTTGTGGTATCAGAACACGCTGACGATCGTATTACTGTGACCTGTATAGATCCGAAATATTTCGGTAATATTGGACGCTACGCTAATCATAGCTGTGATCCGAATTCTATCCTTATCCCAGTCAGGGTAGAGGGAATCGTACCTCGACTATGCTTGTTTGCATCTAGAGATATAGAAAATGGGGAGGAAGTGACTTTTGACTATGCTGGTGGTGCGATAGCTAATTCCGTCCAGTGTCTCAGTGATACTCCCTGTCTTTGTGGTTCTAACAATTGTTATCGT of the Monomorium pharaonis isolate MP-MQ-018 chromosome 11, ASM1337386v2, whole genome shotgun sequence genome contains:
- the LOC105836795 gene encoding histone-lysine N-methyltransferase SETMAR, producing MEANASADEYEHTIADVMYIINNIPGPGIDVADFEAEYAVGCSCVAECYNCLCTRGSVNYSNSRIVDEKLIGPVFECHARCKCRPNCGNKLVQNGPLNCLIVRDVADKGLGLFTNKLIKRGQFICEYAGEVIGLEEARRRIETNKQHNAMNYVLVVSEHADDRITVTCIDPKYFGNIGRYANHSCDPNSILIPVRVEGIVPRLCLFASRDIENGEEVTFDYAGGAIANSVQCLSDTPCLCGSNNCYRYLPHNQI
- the LOC105836788 gene encoding TAF5-like RNA polymerase II p300/CBP-associated factor-associated factor 65 kDa subunit 5L; this encodes MRFLLRCNIFLFAFFLSPSTQRSSRGGVVCVPRDPYCHARSFVCEFWFWAAPFARIHRRRRASMKMKRMKSEVINATIESYLKRRHYQANDVYRRGDQLFCQNSDQTTLNATAECGTSQENSIVFSAITIDITAADQAYQRLKKWMNNILNEKIRVELQGLLYPIFCHLYLEMLYTGNQQAAAQFLKTHQNEFVSDTEQNFLQLLSSVYSVQEIDLKEYVKVFRSRKYKVDLSESAHICLKQYLTKYGHIILMQIINTHITIIRKEDSPQMDGEVPEEKSQRYEASINGHVEQPSGTGVDREMRELQEAIRLIQNNAHQPLRLFTVKNAIENASCSLIAPKMDKLAVGFSTAEIRLWGIGETVLVKMKDKQTYVPSACDIPLHKYNEQESTVRSEAGAIILRGHTDVIHDLRFIPEVDILLSVSSDKDMRAWRLNNYSCVAIYSGHSYPIWCMDTSVFNLYIATGSHDRTAKLWSLDRTFPLRIFAGHFLDVNCIKFHPNARYIATGSADKTIRLWSKDDGNLLRVYVGAQSTIYTLAFSPDGKYLAAAGDDKSISIWDLASNGLLTELKGHKDTVMNVDWSLDGQYIASASLDGIVRLWPTQDFIKTLNGGSSSTMSQTEAPQIYQTYCSSILSLNYYKKNNSLICIGTK
- the LOC105836794 gene encoding traB domain-containing protein; its protein translation is MASNKADHVSGDQWESDLLLSTENKHYSIIDEKGDHSTNKLNSQDIMKKMIAKESEYSIAKLDSQSVTRTLSSTMSTEDNYDDSKIKSIEFSDSEVIFIDEDSNIQNKGCSIGDSISELPKIREYDSTIDERLPETVTLLTTPDGGKLYLVGTAHFSIESQNDVSKVIQAVQPHIVVVELCRARVGILQLDEETMFNYAKNIDYKTIMDIIKREGVYDGLLHILLLRMAAHVTKQLGMPPGGEFRRAFKEAKKVPNCIVHLADRPINITMQRTLRSLSWWQTIKLGWHLVVMKDPITQDDIEFCKQRSILDEMIAAMKEKFPVLEEVFVKERDIYLTNSLQIACQPHCTFNHVFEPARVVGIVGLGHTSGIIANWGKIKPTDIPPIMRIPPPSLSGKILKLTIKISILGATFYIGYKVMTVSVATLKFFKSSVEGLFQIDAAR